One window of Cataglyphis hispanica isolate Lineage 1 chromosome 12, ULB_Chis1_1.0, whole genome shotgun sequence genomic DNA carries:
- the LOC126853550 gene encoding mannose-P-dolichol utilization defect 1 protein homolog, with amino-acid sequence MAQFVKKAALLLFSQECTKEYLDKFNFLHVACFKATLSKFVGLSIVGGSLLVKVPQIMKILKNKSGEGINIFSVLLDLFAITAMLSYSFMKGFPFSAWGDAVFLACQTLVIAVLVMHYNGDTAKATAFLSAYLAVLFAANSGLTPIHILWACQSMNIPIVLISKFSQAYTNYSNGNTGQLSAVTCFMLFFGSLARIFTSIQETGDTAMITMYMCSTLANGVIVMQLLYYWNVDIKSKEKIKKKE; translated from the exons ATGGCTCAGTTTGTCAAAAAAGcggcgttattattatttagtcaAGAATGTACGAAGGAGTATTTggacaaattcaattttcttcacG TCGCATGCTTCAAGGCGACGTTAAGCAAATTTGTAGGATTATCCATTGTTGGAGGTTCTTTGCTTG taaAGGTACctcaaattatgaaaattctaaaaaacaaGAGCGGTGAAGGAATTAATATCTTCAGtgtattattagatttatttgctATTACTGCGATGTTGTCTTATAGTTTTATGAAAGGATTTCCATTTAG tgcCTGGGGAGATGCAGTATTTTTAGCATGTCAAACTTTGGTTATTGCAGTCTTAGTAATGCATTATAATGGAGATACAGCAAAAGCAACTGCATTTCTGTCCGCTTATTTAGCAGTGCTTTTTGCAGCTAATAGTGGACTAACACCTATTCATATTCTCTGGGCATGCCAATCAATGAATATACCTATAGTCCTTATTAGTAAG tTTTCACAAGCCTACACAAATTATTCCAATGGAAATACCGGCCAATTATCGGCGGTAACATGTTTTATGCTTTTCTTCGGTTCTCTTGCGAGAATTTTTACTTCTATCCAAGAAACAGGAGACACAGCTATGATAACAATGTATATGTGTTCTACACTGGCAAATGGTGTAATAGTGATGCAACTTCTTTACTACTGGAACGTAGATATAAAGagcaaagaaaagattaaaaagaaagaataa